The following are encoded together in the Actinomycetota bacterium genome:
- a CDS encoding RNA polymerase sigma factor, with the protein MAIADKELTRDSGPALEDRHLAMAFKAGDESSYGVIHQRYRAEVETLCRRMLGNFHDAEEATQETFIRVFQALPRFNGQYRLRPWIAKIATNVCLDMLRARTRAKRLEYDGNGNGHSNGNGHSSGNGNGNGSGQFLSTEEWVERHQAVGNGSGNGELLDPLEILERRSHAGEVRAALATLPDHYRMALLMREYEGFSHEEIGAVLGMSTSQVKALLHRAKKSFRKVWMATATRSFGLVLPVLGWLRRFGRRAVEVSQPVTAGAATTSQTATSVVTSVAASPATASVAERVVGVIAAVTVTGAIGVGAVTAAHHGHHAAPARNAPVVVSIPTPPPTVALAGKGKAAAKHVVPPSRGEQKAKVLPLLPNVILTPSAAPSTGPSTSPTGTVQSPPPTPGTPDGEPTPPPSTGTAGGTPDPTTSPTPPVSPSQPAVIPAPPAWSGGFHVAFEGGDLCVCDGLKETPGSSSGTPGKDFRFVQHLSGSGDLSGVTWDVDVTVAASIPGADQDGTLNMTFLMTGSDGTTWRFDGQGSLAPVPGDHADGIWTWQPVGTWSSGPELGFSGNFDGLFRWWTDGATDNQPVESSLSLTQAS; encoded by the coding sequence GTGGCAATCGCAGACAAGGAACTCACCCGCGACAGCGGACCGGCCCTGGAAGACCGGCATCTGGCCATGGCCTTCAAGGCCGGCGACGAGTCGTCCTACGGCGTGATCCACCAGCGCTACCGGGCGGAGGTCGAGACGCTGTGCCGCCGCATGCTCGGCAACTTCCACGACGCCGAGGAAGCGACCCAGGAGACCTTCATCCGGGTGTTCCAGGCCCTCCCCCGGTTCAACGGGCAGTACCGCCTGCGCCCCTGGATCGCCAAGATCGCCACCAACGTGTGCCTCGACATGCTTCGGGCCCGGACCCGGGCCAAGCGCCTGGAGTACGACGGGAACGGCAACGGCCACTCGAACGGAAACGGCCACTCGAGCGGCAACGGCAACGGCAACGGGAGCGGCCAGTTCCTGTCGACCGAGGAGTGGGTGGAGCGCCACCAGGCCGTCGGGAACGGCAGCGGGAACGGCGAGCTGCTGGACCCCCTCGAGATCCTGGAGCGGCGGAGCCATGCCGGCGAGGTCCGCGCGGCCCTGGCCACCCTGCCCGACCACTACCGCATGGCCCTGCTCATGCGGGAGTACGAGGGCTTCTCCCACGAGGAGATCGGGGCCGTCCTCGGGATGTCGACGTCGCAGGTCAAGGCCCTGCTGCATCGGGCCAAGAAGAGCTTCCGGAAGGTGTGGATGGCCACGGCGACCCGCTCGTTCGGCCTGGTCCTGCCGGTGCTGGGATGGCTCCGCCGGTTCGGCCGACGGGCGGTGGAGGTGAGCCAGCCGGTCACGGCCGGCGCCGCGACCACGTCCCAGACGGCCACGTCGGTGGTCACGTCCGTGGCCGCCTCCCCCGCGACGGCCTCCGTGGCCGAGCGGGTGGTGGGCGTGATCGCGGCCGTCACCGTGACCGGAGCCATCGGGGTGGGTGCCGTCACCGCGGCCCATCACGGACACCACGCCGCGCCCGCCAGGAACGCCCCCGTGGTGGTGTCCATCCCGACGCCCCCGCCCACCGTCGCCCTGGCCGGGAAGGGCAAGGCGGCCGCCAAGCACGTCGTGCCGCCCAGCCGCGGCGAGCAGAAGGCCAAGGTCCTCCCGCTCCTGCCGAACGTGATCCTCACGCCGAGCGCGGCTCCGTCGACCGGGCCATCGACCTCGCCGACCGGAACCGTGCAGAGCCCGCCGCCCACCCCCGGCACGCCGGACGGGGAGCCGACCCCACCGCCGTCCACGGGCACCGCGGGCGGAACGCCCGACCCGACCACCAGTCCGACGCCCCCGGTGTCGCCCTCGCAGCCCGCGGTCATCCCGGCCCCGCCGGCCTGGTCGGGTGGCTTCCACGTCGCCTTCGAAGGCGGGGACCTGTGCGTGTGCGACGGGTTGAAGGAGACGCCGGGGAGCTCATCGGGGACTCCCGGAAAGGACTTCCGGTTCGTCCAGCACCTGAGCGGTTCGGGCGATCTGAGCGGGGTGACCTGGGACGTCGACGTCACTGTCGCGGCCTCGATCCCCGGAGCGGACCAGGACGGGACGCTGAACATGACCTTCCTCATGACCGGCTCCGACGGGACGACCTGGCGGTTCGACGGCCAGGGCAGCCTGGCGCCGGTGCCCGGCGACCACGCGGACGGCATCTGGACCTGGCAGCCGGTGGGCACGTGGTCCTCCGGTCCGGAGCTCGGCTTTTCGGGGAACTTCGACGGCCTGTTCCGGTGGTGGACCGACGGGGCCACCGACAATCAGCCGGTTGAGTCGTCACTGTCGCTGACCCAGGCTTCATAA
- a CDS encoding phosphodiester glycosidase family protein: MPRPRRASVLATLAAFLLAGATAFGHPAPPALGAARAHRYPWGPGKPSGKVHTTRITDGLWLTRIVQKKVPRRIFVLTVDLATALTADVALSNDSIPGFERPTSMAKRHGAIAAINGDFGLGSGRPAHSFAEDGDLKQTQFAFGQETAVTQDDKQVYMAAPHVTVTATEVGSGQSWAVDRFNDGPPQSGELAGFSAPGGSLEDPPSYSCWARLLPVGSPLWADPQPGVSRDYSVSDAGCTQSAPALQGGVVLAAAPGSDEAIALLSLSLGETVRLTWSFGWPGILDAIGGIPMLVRDGANAVTTCTSYFCRGPHPRTGIGVTADGKLLLVVVDGRKAKYSLGMSLPQFAGLFLQLGAVRAVNQDGGGSSLMWVKGQGIVNKPSDGQERAVSSAFLILPGPDPGDPLGPLGTPSPSPSPTPTPTPTAAPGSAAPVPGPGVGAPGPGSPGVAAELDPGSTGGMLDALARGDLGPHGPLPEALRMELRRFRSKQGR, encoded by the coding sequence CCCCCCGCATTGGGGGCGGCCCGCGCGCACCGGTATCCGTGGGGGCCGGGAAAGCCGTCCGGGAAGGTCCACACCACCCGCATCACCGATGGGCTGTGGCTCACCCGGATCGTGCAGAAGAAGGTTCCCCGGCGGATCTTCGTCCTGACCGTGGACCTGGCGACCGCGCTGACGGCGGACGTGGCGCTGTCCAACGACTCCATTCCGGGGTTCGAGCGCCCGACCAGCATGGCCAAGCGCCACGGCGCCATCGCCGCGATCAACGGCGACTTCGGCCTGGGGTCCGGCCGGCCGGCCCATTCCTTCGCGGAGGACGGCGACCTGAAGCAGACCCAGTTCGCCTTCGGCCAGGAAACCGCGGTGACCCAGGACGACAAGCAGGTGTACATGGCCGCCCCGCACGTCACGGTCACCGCCACGGAGGTCGGGTCGGGGCAGTCCTGGGCGGTGGACCGGTTCAACGACGGGCCACCGCAGAGCGGCGAGCTCGCGGGGTTCTCGGCGCCCGGCGGGTCGCTCGAGGACCCGCCCTCGTATTCCTGCTGGGCCCGGCTGCTGCCGGTGGGGTCGCCGCTGTGGGCCGACCCCCAGCCCGGGGTGTCTCGCGACTACTCGGTGAGCGACGCCGGGTGCACCCAGTCGGCCCCCGCCCTCCAGGGCGGCGTGGTGCTGGCGGCCGCGCCCGGGAGCGACGAGGCCATCGCGCTGCTGTCCCTCTCCCTCGGCGAGACGGTCCGCTTGACCTGGTCGTTCGGGTGGCCGGGGATCCTCGACGCCATCGGGGGCATCCCCATGCTGGTCCGGGATGGGGCGAACGCCGTCACCACCTGCACCAGCTATTTCTGCCGCGGCCCCCACCCCCGGACCGGGATCGGGGTCACAGCCGACGGCAAGCTCCTGCTGGTGGTGGTGGACGGCCGAAAGGCGAAGTACTCGCTCGGCATGAGCCTGCCGCAGTTCGCCGGCCTGTTCCTCCAGCTGGGGGCGGTCCGGGCGGTGAACCAGGACGGCGGCGGGTCCTCCCTCATGTGGGTGAAGGGCCAGGGGATCGTGAACAAGCCTTCCGACGGGCAGGAGCGAGCGGTCTCCTCGGCCTTCCTGATCCTGCCCGGTCCCGATCCGGGCGACCCGCTCGGTCCCCTCGGCACTCCGTCGCCCAGCCCCTCTCCGACGCCCACGCCCACGCCCACCGCGGCGCCGGGCTCCGCGGCGCCGGTCCCGGGCCCGGGCGTGGGTGCCCCCGGACCGGGTTCCCCCGGAGTGGCCGCCGAGCTCGACCCGGGCTCCACCGGGGGGATGCTGGACGCCCTCGCTCGAGGGGACCTCGGTCCCCACGGGCCGCTCCCGGAGGCGCTGCGGATGGAGCTGCGGCGCTTCCGGTCGAAACAGGGTCGCTAG